A genomic stretch from Primulina eburnea isolate SZY01 unplaced genomic scaffold, ASM2296580v1 ctg904_ERROPOS141710, whole genome shotgun sequence includes:
- the LOC140822565 gene encoding probable xyloglucan endotransglucosylase/hydrolase protein 28 gives MGGTMISHMNIIVTFVFLSSLHVFSVSGSSRNLPIVSFDEGYSHLFGDGNLMVLKDGKSVHISLDERTGSGFVSQDLYHHGYFSASIKLPADYTAGVVVAFYMSNGDLFEKNHDEIDFEFLGNIRGKDWRIQTNIYGNGSTSKGREERYGLWFDPSEEFHQYSILWAENLIVFYVDNVPIREIKRTREMGGDFPSKPMSLYATIWDGSGWATNGGKYKVSYKYAPYIAEFSDFVLLGCAVNPLQLSKCDAAPEHKMIPTGLPRHQRVKMQNFRKKYIQYSYCYDRSRYKLPLSECAIEPKEAEQLRGFDPVTFGGAHHHRSKRHQPARSNKFKASSI, from the exons ATGGGAGGAACCATGATTTCCCATATGAATATTATCGTCACCTTCGTGTTTTTATCCTCTCTTCATGTGTTTTCCGTCAGTGGGTCGTCGAGAAATCTCCCGATAGTGTCTTTCGATGAAGGGTACTCGCATCTCTTTGGAGATGGAAATCTAATGGTTCTTAAAGATGGAAAATCTGTTCATATCTCTCTGGATGAGAGAACAG GGTCTGGATTTGTGTCGCAGGACCTTTACCATCATGGATATTTCAGTGCTTCTATTAAGCTTCCTGCAGATTACACTGCTGGAGTTGTTGTTGCATTTTAT ATGTCGAATGGTGACTTGTTTGAGAAGAACCATGATGAAATAGATTTTGAGTTCCTGGGGAACATAAGGGGAAAAGACTGGAGAATTCAGACCAATATATATGGAAATGGAAGCACAAGTAAAGGTAGAGAGGAAAGATATGGCCTTTGGTTTGATCCCTCTGAAGAATTCCACCAGTACAGTATCCTTTGGGCTGAGAATCTGATAGT CTTTTATGTCGATAATGTCCCTATTAGAGAGATCAAGAGGACACGAGAAATGGGTGGGGACTTCCCCTCCAAGCCAATGTCTTTGTATGCAACAATATGGGATGGGTCCGGTTGGGCCACAAATGGAGGCAAGTACAAAGTAAGTTACAAGTATGCCCCTTATATTGCTGAGTTCTCTGATTTCGTCCTCCTTGGTTGTGCCGTTAATCCACTCCAACTGTCCAAATGTGATGCTGCTCCGGAGCACAAAATGATCCCTACTGGTCTCCCGCGGCACCAGAGAGTTAAAATGCAGAACTTCAGGAAAAAGTACATCCAATACTCGTATTGCTATGACCGGTCACGATACAAACTCCCTCTCTCCGAGTGTGCAATTGAGCCCAAGGAGGCTGAGCAGCTCAGGGGCTTTGACCCCGTGACATTCGGAGGAGCCCATCACCACCGTAGCAAACGGCACCAGCCAGCCCGATCGAACAAGTTCAAGGCATCATCCATATAA